One Cicer arietinum cultivar CDC Frontier isolate Library 1 chromosome 8, Cicar.CDCFrontier_v2.0, whole genome shotgun sequence DNA segment encodes these proteins:
- the LOC101512799 gene encoding probable protein phosphatase 2C 8 isoform X2 yields MLKSICMEMFLQQDYHLDVKTAKRSILDGFRKTDESLLQESAEGGWQDGATAVCVWVLGQKVFVANVGDAKAVLARSTISDGSQDNSNGVPALKAIVLTREHKPIFPQERTRIQKAGGIVSSNGRLQGRLEVYRAFGDRQFKKVGLVATPDIHSFDLTDRDNFIILGCDGLWGVFGPSDAVDFVQKLLNEGLPVTTVSRRLVKEAVRERRCKDNCSAIVIAFKRN; encoded by the exons ATGCTCAAAAGCATTTGCATGGAAATGTTCTTGCAGCAGGATTACCAC TTGGATGTAAAGACCGCTAAAAGATCTATACTTGATG GTTTTCGTAAAACTGATGAGTCTCTTCTTCAAGAAAGTGCTGAAG GAGGATGGCAGGATGGTGCTACAGCCGTATGTGTTTGGGTATTGGGACAAAAA GTTTTTGTTGCAAATGTCGGAGATGCCAAAGCAGTTTTAGCTCGGTCAACTATATCTGATGGATCCCAAGATAACTCAAATGGAGTCCCTGCTCTCAAGGCCATTGTTTTGACCAGAGAACACAAACCTATATTCCCACAGGAGCGTACACGCATTCAGAAG GCTGGTGGTATTGTGAGCTCAAATGGACGATTACAAGGACGACTAGAAGTCTATAGGGCTTTTGGAGATCGCCAGTTCAAAAAG GTGGGTCTTGTTGCAACCCCAGATATCCACTCCTTCGACCTAACTGATAGAGATAATTTCATCATTCTAGGTTGTGATGGCTTGTGGGGG GTATTTGGTCCTAGTGATGCTGTTGATTTTGTTCAGAAGTTATTGAAT GAGGGACTGCCTGTAACAACTGTGAGCCGCCGTCTTGTAAAGGAAGCTGTCCGTGAGCGTCGCTGCAAAGATAACTGCTCTGCAATTGTCATCGCATTCAAGCGAAATTAA
- the LOC101512482 gene encoding WAT1-related protein At3g18200, with protein MGSIMREKVKLLVALLVLQFCFAGFHIVSRLALNIGVSKVVYPVYRNLIALLLLSPLAYLLEKNQRPPLTLSLLVQFFLLALLGITANQGFYLLGLYYASPTFASAMQNSVPAITFVLASALRLEETNIARRDGLAKVVGTIASVGGATIITLYKGPPLLHLQMNQIQGDNITLQIDESSTKGQNWTWGCIYLLGHCLSWAGWIVFQAPVVKKYPAKLTLTSFTCFFGLIQFLIIAAFTENDLEKWKIQSAEELFTILYAGIVASGIVISLQTWCIQKGGPVFVAVFQPIQTFLVAFMAAFILGDQLYSGGVIGAIFIMFGLYLVLWGKTNEQKAIEPSLTKPLLDTKEDNEVIDKASKDIP; from the exons ATGGGAAGTATTATGAGAGAAAAAGTGAAGCTTCTTGTAGCATTACTTGTTCTTCAGTTTTGTTTTGCAGGATTTCACATAGTCTCTAGACTTGCATTAAACATTGGTGTCAGCAAAGTTGTTTATCCTGTTTATAGAAACTTAATTGCTTTGCTTTTGTTGAGTCCACTTGCTTACTTATTAGAAAA GAATCAAAGACCACCACTTACTCTATCTTTATTGGTTCAATTCTTCTTATTGGCATTACTTGG GATCACTGCAAATcaaggattttatttgttagggTTATATTATGCTTCTCCTACTTTTGCTTCTGCAATGCAAAACTCAGTACCTGCCATCACTTTTGTCTTGGCCTCAGCTTTAAG ACTTGAAGAAACCAACATTGCAAGGAGAGATGGATTAGCAAAAGTTGTAGGAACAATTGCAAGTGTAGGGGGTGCAACAATAATCACTCTATACAAAGGTCCTCCTCTTCTTCACCTTCAAATGAACCAAATACAAGGAGACAACATCACCTTACAAATAGATGAGTCTTCAACCAAAGGGCAAAATTGGACATGGGGTTGCATTTACTTGCTTGGACATTGTTTATCATGGGCTGGCTGGATTGTTTTTCAG GCTCCTGTGGTGAAAAAGTATCCAGCTAAACTCACACTTACTTCATTTACATGCTTCTTTGGATTGATCCAATTCTTGATCATAGCAGCCTTCACAGAAAATGATCTTGAAAAGTGGAAGATACAATCAGCAGAGGAGCTTTTTACCATCTTATATGCT GGAATTGTAGCATCAGGCATTGTCATATCTCTCCAAACATGGTGTATCCAAAAAGGTGGCCCTGTGTTTGTTGCTGTCTTCCAACCAATACAGACTTTTCTAGTTGCTTTCATGGCTGCATTTATTCTTGGAGATCAGTTGTACTCTGGAGG GGTCATTGGTGCAATTTTCATTATGTTTGGTCTATATTTAGTTCTATGGGGTAAAACCAACGAACAAAAAGCGATTGAGCCGTCGTTAACAAAACCATTGCTTGATACAAAGGAAGATAATGAAGTTATTGATAAAGCTTCAAAAGACATACCTTAA
- the LOC101512799 gene encoding probable protein phosphatase 2C 8 isoform X1: protein MNEFALIHKREADSENKDEISASKKSRVESSEENASKEVTFFRIEADAAEDKGLRHTMEDEWVVLLNAALDYPGNLRCAHFAIYDGHGGRLAAEYAQKHLHGNVLAAGLPRELLDVKTAKRSILDGFRKTDESLLQESAEGGWQDGATAVCVWVLGQKVFVANVGDAKAVLARSTISDGSQDNSNGVPALKAIVLTREHKPIFPQERTRIQKAGGIVSSNGRLQGRLEVYRAFGDRQFKKVGLVATPDIHSFDLTDRDNFIILGCDGLWGVFGPSDAVDFVQKLLNEGLPVTTVSRRLVKEAVRERRCKDNCSAIVIAFKRN from the exons ATGAACGAATTTGCACTAATCCACAAACGCGAAGCCGATTCAGAAAACAAAGATGAAATTTCTGCATCGAAAAAGTCAAGGGTTGAATCTTCGGAAGAGAATGCTTCAAAGGAAGTAACTTTTTTCCGCATTGAAGCTGATGCAGCTGAAGATAAAGGATTGAGACATACAATGGAGGATGAATGGGTTGTGCTTCTCAATGCAGCTCTAGATTACCCTGGAAATTTgag ATGTGCTCACTTTGCAATTTATGATGGACACGGGGGCCGGTTAGCTGCAGAATATGCTCAAAAGCATTTGCATGGAAATGTTCTTGCAGCAGGATTACCACGTGAGTTG TTGGATGTAAAGACCGCTAAAAGATCTATACTTGATG GTTTTCGTAAAACTGATGAGTCTCTTCTTCAAGAAAGTGCTGAAG GAGGATGGCAGGATGGTGCTACAGCCGTATGTGTTTGGGTATTGGGACAAAAA GTTTTTGTTGCAAATGTCGGAGATGCCAAAGCAGTTTTAGCTCGGTCAACTATATCTGATGGATCCCAAGATAACTCAAATGGAGTCCCTGCTCTCAAGGCCATTGTTTTGACCAGAGAACACAAACCTATATTCCCACAGGAGCGTACACGCATTCAGAAG GCTGGTGGTATTGTGAGCTCAAATGGACGATTACAAGGACGACTAGAAGTCTATAGGGCTTTTGGAGATCGCCAGTTCAAAAAG GTGGGTCTTGTTGCAACCCCAGATATCCACTCCTTCGACCTAACTGATAGAGATAATTTCATCATTCTAGGTTGTGATGGCTTGTGGGGG GTATTTGGTCCTAGTGATGCTGTTGATTTTGTTCAGAAGTTATTGAAT GAGGGACTGCCTGTAACAACTGTGAGCCGCCGTCTTGTAAAGGAAGCTGTCCGTGAGCGTCGCTGCAAAGATAACTGCTCTGCAATTGTCATCGCATTCAAGCGAAATTAA